A DNA window from Eremothecium cymbalariae DBVPG#7215 chromosome 3, complete sequence contains the following coding sequences:
- the RRF1 gene encoding Rrf1p (similar to Ashbya gossypii AAL074C) has protein sequence MLKSFTLVGKSVRSLSGAKILLARRSGNGTSAKSGAEAEPIEAVDVQSYLKEAEQKFKASLEVCKKKLGDKKLGVANGNIFNHLTVGTEKMKFTDLAATSLKGRNSLTVTVFDPKYTKKVISAILASGLNLNPERIANNEQQLKIPLPPVTTEVRQQLCKDLKKVFEEYKGSSNVHSLSHIRGEVLRDLKALQKKNDSVKKVIQDVEKLHKTYVLKLQEQLKQAEKKIMN, from the coding sequence ATGTTAAAATCTTTCACGTTAGTTGGCAAATCAGTACGGTCACTTTCCGGGGCCAAGATTCTGTTGGCTAGAAGAAGTGGTAATGGTACAAGTGCCAAATCGGGAGCTGAAGCTGAACCAATTGAAGCAGTCGACGTACAGTCTTATTTAAAAGAGGCTGAGCAGAAGTTCAAGGCAAGTTTAGAGGTAtgcaaaaagaaactaGGGGATAAGAAGTTGGGAGTGGCAAATGGTAATATCTTCAATCATTTAACCGTTGGTACGgagaaaatgaaatttaCAGACTTGGCAGCCACATCTCTAAAGGGAAGGAACTCATTAACAGTTACTGTTTTTGATCCTAAATACACTAAGAAGGTTATCAGTGCTATTCTCGCATCAGGGCTCAACTTAAATCCCGAGAGGATTGCGAATAATGAGCAGCAGTTAAAAATCCCTCTGCCACCAGTGACTACTGAGGTGCGTCAACAGTTGTGTAaggatttgaaaaaggtttttgaaGAGTATAAGGGCTCTTCTAATGTCCATTCTTTAAGCCATATACGAGGTGAGGTACTAAGAGACTTGAAGGCattgcagaagaagaatgaTTCAGTCAAAAAGGTGATTCAAGATGTGGAGAAGCTGCATAAGACATATGTGCTTAAGTTACAGGAACAGCTGAAACAAGCTGAGAAAAAAATCATGAACTGA
- a CDS encoding alpha-keto acid decarboxylase family protein (similar to Ashbya gossypii AAL073W), translated as MSEISIGRYLFERLNQVGVKTIFGLPGDFNLSLLDKLYEVPGLRWAGNANELNAAYAADGYARVNGMGCLVTTFGVGELSAINGIAGSYAECISVLHVVGVPSTMVQAKRLLLHHTLGDGDFTAFHRMYQRITKTTAILSDDATAASEIDRCIKTCIMTHGPVYLGVPANMATATIDASLLETPIDLSPELNDQDAENEVIDAVLHLIQNARNPIILSDACASRYDIKEEIKTLIDITQFPTYVTPMGKSSVNEQHPRYGGVYAGSISKPEVKKAVESADLILSIGSLLADMNTGNFSQSYSTKDIVEFHSTFTMIKNATFNGVQMKFVLQKLAEKVGDVVQNYVPVPIASKPSPNKPLDPLTPLAQQWLWKEVSTFLKEGDIVIAESGTPAFGINEVTLPTGTRCISQLLWGSIGYTVGACLGICLATQEIDPSRRVILFIGDGSLQLAVQELSTMIRWGLKPYLFVLNNDGYTIERLIHGPEAQYNDIQPWNHLQLLPDFGAKNYEAVRISTVGGWSQLTQDPEFNESSKIRLIELILPRLDSTDALVKQAKMITDINSKR; from the coding sequence ATGTCGGAAATTTCTATAGGTCgttatttatttgaaagattaaATCAAGTAGGGGTTAAAACAATCTTTGGTTTACCTGGGGACTTTAATTTGTCGTTGTTGGACAAGCTATACGAGGTGCCAGGGTTGAGATGGGCTGGGAATGCGAATGAGCTAAACGCAGCTTATGCCGCCGATGGTTATGCCAGGGTGAACGGGATGGGGTGTTTGGTAACCACTTTTGGTGTTGGTGAATTATCCGCGATTAACGGTATAGCTGGTTCTTATGCTGAGTGCATTAGTGTTTTACACGTAGTGGGTGTACCATCAACCATGGTTCAGGCTAAGCGGCTGTTGTTGCACCATACCTTGGGTGATGGTGATTTTACAGCTTTCCATAGGATGTATCAGCGTATTACCAAGACAACTGCCATCCTTTCAGATGATGCTACAGCAGCCTCTGAAATCGATAGATGTATTAAAACTTGCATAATGACACACGGACCTGTCTACTTGGGTGTGCCAGCGAATATGGCTACCGCTACTATAGATGCGTCTTTGTTGGAGACTCCAATTGACCTGTCGCCAGAGCTTAATGACCAAGATGCAGAAAATGAAGTGATTGATGCTGTTTTGCATTTGATTCAGAATGCTCGAAACCCAATTATTCTTTCTGATGCCTGTGCTTCCAGATATGATATAAAGGAAGAGATCAAAACGCTAATTGATATTACCCAGTTTCCAACTTATGTGACCCCAATGGGTAAAAGTTCAGTTAATGAACAACATCCAAGGTATGGTGGTGTCTATGCAGGTTCCATATCTAAACCAGAAGTGAAGAAAGCTGTTGAGTCTGCTGACTTGATCCTGTCGATAGGGTCTTTGCTAGCTGATATGAACACCGGTAACTTCTCTCAATCCTACAGTACCAAAGACATCGTCGAATTCCATTCTACTTTTACTATGATCAAGAATGCCACTTTCAATGGTGTCCAAATGAAGTTTGTGCTGCAGAAATTGGCTGAGAAAGTAGGAGATGTTGTGCAAAACTACGTACCCGTTCCAATCGCTTCTAAACCAAGCCCAAACAAGCCCCTAGATCCTTTAACACCACTGGCACAACAGTGGTTGTGGAAAGAGGTTAGCACGTTCTTGAAAGAGGGTGATATTGTCATTGCAGAGTCTGGTACCCCAGCTTTTGGTATTAACGAGGTCACACTCCCGACTGGCACGCGCTGTATTTCACAACTCCTGTGGGGGTCAATAGGATATACTGTGGGAGCCTGTCTTGGCATTTGCCTTGCTACACAGGAAATTGATCCAAGTCGGAGAGTTATATTGTTCATCGGTGATGGATCTTTACAGCTGGCTGTACAGGAATTATCAACAATGATCAGGTGGGGATTAAAGCCCTATTTGTTTGTATTGAATAACGACGGATATACTATAGAAAGATTGATACACGGCCCTGAAGCTCAGTATAACGATATTCAGCCATGGAACCACTTGCAGCTGTTACCGGATTTTGGTGCAAAGAATTACGAAGCTGTCAGGATATCTACAGTAGGTGGATGGAGTCAGCTAACGCAAGACCCAGAATTCAACGAAAGCTCCAAGATTAGATTGATCGAACTGATATTACCAAGACTAGATTCCACAGATGCCTTAGTTAAGCAGGCTAAGATGATTACTGATATTAACTCCAAAAGATAG
- the SSD1 gene encoding mRNA-binding translational repressor SSD1 (similar to Ashbya gossypii AAL072C), translating to MGNIGNQRQEDLAANKFVATTSGRNNPKQIHIAHRKSPSELTNLMIEQFTLQRQLEIVQVQQQQLLAHQQQLAQQAGHYLAPGMGGGAAGSPAGAGSMSFLPQPPQPQYNTNPGANGNKNRSHSRNNSGYYNNNDFPNPASHRRTGSQSSVYGHARRHSLGLNEAKKAAAEEQAKRAGNGSSNVSIKIDVAADISTSDSSTATAVPTSSENISTFKFPSTPLENPKGHSRATSNISPNKAFQFPPRPFNKENQDEFTAVHNSHRRTNSRGQDPPGINSNWRAQQGLQQQSQSSSFHKQSYSNQGFATLEPPPVFQPGHRSRGSNASTHSFSSTAGGNNSNGRKSLFAPYLPQANIPQLVEEGRLVAGVLRVNKKNRSDAWVSTDGVLDADIFICGSKDRNRALEGDLVAVELLMVDDVWESKKEKEEKKRRKDASIQQDLIPLDSKDDYHNDASSSIVTASAPSSSVSQSTNTSSDKGEDNAIGNFSGAIKRRGSLKQRPTQKKNDDVEVEGQSLLLVEEEEINDEYRPLYAGHVVAVLDRIPGQLFSGTLGLLRPSQQANNSDKPHKPKIVWFKPTDKKVPLIAIPIEQAPKDFVENAERYTDKMFVASIKRWPITSLHPFGTLVSQLGELNDPTAEIDAILRDNNFLSDEYLDPQNRTKERDTFKPVELSATEIGSRPFYEGAVAISENGNISDLALHVKKLSDGRIELGCHVIDVTAHIEEGSSLDRRARKRSSAVFMPQKTVYLLPQAMNEFLTFQPGKNSPTISVIYTLDANNFGVISCRICEGLVLPHMVSTYDGLNKELLKAPEKRSSFINVINSIAIKFYCERLNYEDDNNSITLSSKLALLDTLDDEKVKVDLNMLKKTPAAAVIGEIERKVNSTVAERTYIKLGASAFLRRQPSPISTKLQLFKKKVQKFGCNVDVTTPESLLGSILSIKDYSTRLGIELLLFKTLNRARYFVAGKVEPDQYGHFSLNMHLYTHFTAPLRRYADHVVHRQLKSILHGTDYKEDLDSLKITSEYCNFKKDCANHAQEQAIHLLLCKSINDMGNATGQLLIMATVLQVYESSFDVFIPELGIEKRVHGDQLPLIKAEYDSNNRILDLYWQKGVDSATFVPVDEKNPKSYRSSIRNKFSSTSKEIASVQINNKGEETSLYRGDLIAEFSKLKIEPPNLDIPSVDPSDSNPLAAYLKDVTIRREGENCIQEIRELEQVPILLRAEIGMALPCLTVRALNPFTSRE from the coding sequence ATGGGTAATATTGGGAATCAACGACAGGAGGATCTTGCGGCTAATAAATTTGTTGCCACTACAAGTGGGAGGAACAATCCTAAACAGATTCATATTGCGCATAGAAAATCGCCATCTGAGTTGACGAATCTTATGATCGAACAGTTTACTTTACAAAGACAGTTGGAAATTGTTCAagtgcagcagcagcaacttTTAGCTCACCAGCAACAACTTGCTCAGCAAGCAGGTCATTATCTAGCGCCTGGAATGGGCGGTGGGGCAGCAGGTTCGCCTGCAGGGGCTGGCTCCATGTCGTTCCTTCCTCAACCGCCGCAGCCGCAGTATAATACCAATCCAGGCGCGAATGGGAACAAGAATAGATCGCATTCTCGTAATAACTCTGGGTACTACAATAACAACGATTTCCCGAACCCTGCCTCACATAGGAGAACTGGCTCTCAATCCAGTGTTTATGGGCATGCTAGGAGGCATTCTTTAGGTTTAAATGAAGCGAAGAAGGCTGCAGCTGAAGAGCAGGCCAAGAGAGCAGGTAATGGATCGAGTAATGTTTCTATTAAGATCGATGTTGCTGCCGACATATCCACGTCCGATTCTAGTACAGCTACCGCAGTTCCCACCTCGtctgaaaatatatccacCTTCAAGTTCCCGTCCACCCCTCTAGAAAATCCCAAGGGCCATTCTCGTGCCACCTCAAACATATCTCCCAACAAGGCTTTTCAGTTCCCACCTAGACCCTTCAACAAAGAGAATCAAGACGAATTTACTGCAGTTCATAACTCTCATCGTCGTACAAATTCGAGGGGACAAGATCCGCCTGGGATTAATTCTAACTGGAGAGCACAACAAGGTTTACAGCAACAGTCCCAATCATCCTCTTTTCACAAACAGTCTTATTCCAACCAGGGGTTTGCTACATTGGAACCACCCCCTGTTTTTCAACCCGGTCATAGATCTCGTGGATCTAATGCATCTACTCATagtttttcttcaactgcaGGAGGTAACAATTCTAACGGACGCAAGTCGTTGTTTGCTCCCTATTTACCCCAAGCAAATATCCCCCAGTTGGTTGAGGAAGGTAGGCTAGTGGCGGGTGTGCTGCGTGTCAATAAGAAGAATAGATCTGATGCTTGGGTCTCCACTGATGGCGTGTTGGACgctgatatttttatatgTGGATCCAAGGACCGTAACAGAGCTCTTGAAGGTGATTTAGTCGCCGTTGAACTACTTATGGTCGATGATGTTTGGGAGTCtaagaaggaaaaagaggagaagaagagaagaaagGATGCTTCTATTCAACAAGATTTGATACCTTTAGACTCTAAGGACGATTACCACAACGATGCATCATCTAGTATCGTCACTGCAAGCGCCCCTTCTTCTAGTGTTTCTCAATCTACGAATACCTCGTCTGACAAGGGTGAAGATAACGCAATCGGAAACTTTTCTGGTGCTATAAAGAGAAGAGGTTCTTTAAAGCAGCGCCCAactcaaaagaagaatgaTGAcgttgaagttgaaggacaatctttattattagtCGAAGAGGAAGAAATAAATGATGAGTACAGACCTTTATATGCAGGTCACGTTGTAGCAGTTTTGGATCGTATTCCCGGTCAATTGTTCAGTGGTACTTTAGGTTTGTTAAGGCCTTCCCAACAAGCAAATAACTCTGACAAGCCTCATAAACCAAAGATTGTCTGGTTTAAGCCAACTGACAAGAAGGTTCCATTGATCGCTATACCAATAGAGCAGGCTCCGAAGGACTTTGTCGAGAACGCCGAAAGGTACACTGACAAGATGTTTGTTGCCTCTATCAAACGTTGGCCAATCACATCTTTACATCCTTTTGGTACTTTGGTATCACAGTTAGGCGAGTTGAATGACCCAACTGCTGAGATCGATGCTATTTTAAGAGacaacaactttttatcCGATGAATATTTGGACCCACAAAATCGTACTAAAGAAAGAGATACCTTCAAGCCGGTTGAATTGTCTGCAACTGAAATTGGAAGCAGACCATTTTATGAAGGTGCTGTCGCCATATCAGAAAACGGGAACATTTCGGACTTGGCTTTGCATGTGAAGAAGCTATCTGATGGAAGAATAGAATTGGGTTGCCATGTTATTGATGTGACTGCAcatattgaagaaggttCTTCGTTGGACAGAAGAGCTAGGAAGAGATCTTCTGCTGTGTTCATGCCGCAGAAAACCGTTTACTTGCTACCTCAAGCCATGAATGaatttttaacttttcaacCTGGTAAAAACTCTCCTACAATTTCGGTCATTTATACTTTGGATGCAAATAATTTTGGGGTCATATCATGTCGGATATGCGAAGGTTTAGTTCTACCTCATATGGTATCAACTTACGATGGATTGAATAAAGAACTCTTAAAGGCACCTGAAAAAAGAAGTAGTTTTATCAATGTGATCAACTCCATTGCCATCAAGTTCTATTGTGAAAGATTAAATTATGAGGATGATAATAATTCAATCACTTTGTCTTCTAAATTAGCTTTACTGGATACTTTAGACGATGAAAAAGTCAAGGTGGATCTCAATATGTTAAAAAAGACccctgctgctgctgttaTTGGAGAAATTGAACGTAAAGTTAATAGTACTGTCGCCGAAAGGACCTACATCAAACTTGGTGCTTCCGCATTCTTGAGAAGGCAACCGTCACCGATTTCAACGAAGCTTCagcttttcaaaaaaaaggttcaaaaatttggttGCAACGTTGATGTTACTACTCCTGAGTCCCTATTAGGCTCTATTCTATCCATTAAAGATTATAGCACTCGCCTTGGTATCGAATTGTTATTGTTTAAAACTTTGAACCGTGCAAGATATTTTGTTGCTGGCAAAGTTGAACCCGATCAGTATGgccatttttcattaaacaTGCACTTATATACCCACTTCACTGCTCCATTAAGGCGTTATGCTGATCATGTTGTTCATAGACAGCTGAAGTCAATCCTTCACGGCACTGATTACAAAGAAGATCTTGATTCCTTGAAGATCACGTCAGAATATTGCAACTTTAAGAAGGATTGTGCAAATCATGCTCAAGAGCAAGCCATTCATTTGTTGTTATGCAAGTCTATCAATGACATGGGTAATGCTACGGGCCAGCTGTTAATTATGGCTACTGTTTTGCAGGTGTATGAATCGTCATTCGATGTTTTTATCCCTGAATTAggtattgaaaaaagaGTCCATGGTGACCAGTTACCATTAATAAAAGCTGAATATGACAGCAATAACAGAATATTAGATTTGTATTGGCAAAAGGGTGTTGATAGTGCTACCTTTGTTCCAGTGGATGAGAAGAATCCAAAATCGTACAGGAGTTCCATCAGAAACAAATTTAGTTCTACTAGCAAAGAAATTGCGTCCGTGCAGATCAACAATAAGGGTGAAGAAACGAGTCTTTACAGGGGTGACCTAATAGCTGAGTTCTCTAAATTGAAAATCGAACCACCTAATTTAGACATCCCATCTGTTGATCCTAGTGACAGTAATCCACTGGCCGCTTACTTGAAGGATGTTACTATTAGAAGAGAAGGTGAGAACTGTATACAAGAGATACGTGAATTAGAACAGGTTCCTATTTTATTAAGGGCTGAAATTGGCATGGCATTGCCTTGTTTGACCGTACGTGCATTGAACCCCTTTACCAGTAGAGAATAG
- the PUT2 gene encoding 1-pyrroline-5-carboxylate dehydrogenase (similar to Ashbya gossypii AAL071C) yields MLGARSFVHNSRRRIVQLSHVKPPKQISNEQVKAFGKNDILDWDLLRASISKFNNSSLHVPLVINGERVYYGNSGKRTTFQQVNPALHSQVLADVTQATVGDVRAAIKASKDAKEAWYKTPFYDRAAVFLKAADLVSTKYRYDMLAATMLGQGKNVYQSEIDCITEVADFFRFNVKYAEELYNQQPIESSPGVWNRAEYRPLEGFVYAVTPFNFTAISANLVGAPALLGNTVVWKPSQSAALSNYLMLTVLEECGLPPGVINFVPGNPIEITDEVLKDESFAALHFTGSTAVFKSLYGKIQNGVVDGTYRDYPRIVGETGGKNFHLIHHTANLPHAVLSTLRGAFEYQGQKCSATSRLYLPQSKAHEFLTDLVGTLSSVKPVNTSASKLNGGDLHGFMGPVIHEQSFDKLVSTVEEAKKDPELEIIYGGEYNKSQGYFFGPTIITTNNPRHKFMSTEFFGPILTVYKYPDSQFESICETIDTTTKYGLTGSIFARDRAAIRLADEKLRFSAGNFYINDKSTGAVVGQQWFGGARMSGTDDKAGSGNVLNRFVSIRNVKENFYELTDFKYPSNYE; encoded by the coding sequence ATGCTGGGTGCAAGAAGTTTTGTACACAATTCGAGGAGAAGGATAGTGCAACTTTCCCACGTGAAGCCTCCAAAACAGATAAGCAATGAACAAGTGAAGGCGTTTGGCAAGAATGATATATTGGATTGGGATTTGTTGCGAGCATCGATCTCAAAGTTCAACAATAGTTCTTTGCACGTTCCGTTGGTGATTAATGGGGAGCGGGTGTACTATGGTAATTCTGGGAAGCGGACTACGTTTCAGCAAGTGAATCCTGCCTTGCATTCTCAAGTGTTGGCAGATGTGACCCAGGCTACAGTGGGAGATGTTAGAGCAGCTATTAAAGCATCTAAAGATGCGAAGGAAGCATGGTATAAAACGCCATTCTACGATAGGGCTGCAGTGTTTTTAAAGGCTGCAGATTTGGTATCAACAAAATACCGCTATGATATGTTGGCCGCCACAATGCTGGGTCAAGGTAAGAATGTGTATCAATCAGAGATAGATTGTATTACTGAAGTTGCGGACTTTTTCCGTTTCAATGTGAAATATGCGGAGGAGTTATATAACCAACAACCTATTGAATCAAGCCCTGGGGTGTGGAACAGAGCGGAGTACAGGCCATTAGAAGGTTTTGTATATGCAGTGACACCTTTCAATTTCACTGCGATTTCCGCAAATTTAGTTGGTGCGCCAGCTTTGCTCGGTAATACGGTAGTATGGAAGCCATCCCAGAGCGCTGCTCTCTCGAACTATTTAATGTTAACAGTTTTGGAAGAATGTGGTTTACCTCCAGGGGTGATTAACTTTGTTCCTGGAAACCCTATTGAGATCACAGATGAAGTATTGAAGGACGAATCCTTCGCTGCTTTGCACTTTACAGGATCCACCGCTGTTTTCAAGAGTCTGTACGGTAAGATTCAAAATGGTGTTGTTGATGGAACCTACAGAGATTACCCAAGAATAGTTGGTGAGACTGGTGGGAAGAATTTCCATTTAATTCATCACACTGCTAACTTGCCGCATGCTGTTCTCTCTACGTTGAGGGGTGCATTTGAGTACCAAGGTCAAAAATGTTCTGCTACTTCCAGGCTGTACCTCCCCCAATCTAAGGCACATGAGTTTCTCACCGATTTAGTCGGGACTCTCAGCTCCGTTAAACCTGTCAACACATCTGCCTCCAAGCTGAACGGCGGAGATTTACACGGCTTTATGGGTCCAGTTATTCACGAACAAAGCTTTGACAAACTGGTAAGTacagttgaagaagccaaaaaaGACCCAGAACTAGAAATAATCTACGGTGGTGAGTACAATAAAAGCCAGGGTTACTTCTTCGGACCTACGATCATCACCACGAATAACCCTCGCCACAAATTTATGTCCACAGAATTCTTTGGTCCTATTTTAACTGTTTACAAATACCCTGACTCCCAGTTCGAAAGCATCTGCGAAACCATTGACACCACCACCAAGTACGGTTTAACTGGCTCAATCTTTGCCCGTGATCGTGCGGCTATCCGTTTGGCAGATGAAAAACTACGCTTTAGTGCAGGAAACTTCTACATTAACGATAAATCCACCGGAGCTGTCGTCGGACAACAATGGTTTGGTGGCGCCAGAATGAGTGGCACTGATGACAAGGCTGGTTCTGGAAATGTCTTAAACAGGTTCGTGAGCATTAGAAATGTCAAAGAGAACTTTTACGAATTAACGGATTTCAAATATCCTTCAAACTACGAATAA
- the BRL1 gene encoding Brl1p (similar to Ashbya gossypii AAL070C): MMDEFCQLSIAGQEEENKVGCAEDTLQGLDLSAISKLTLNDSNGGAVNGDNESMSMMPIGMMTKVMSHFPNSPSPLRQTIALVDNTSDEMDIDPEEPASQSLKCEDEDLLDDLQETTDYQEQVGSQLKQEEEGGSTGSVIKALFSPTTLGVAAATRELEGIASPRVVSPTAGSNDLSCNRTLSSRSDLPKEPNGAGYTSGRNIDLYDEQLQELKRRFYSGSVQVQVNNHHYYYPTPSSATTHTYYKEKLAHPYQLPVPWSRRSHPVSKHSYALTSYLQLALNSITAFVFGFFLLSFFKALKSDLQSTWRHTQHELDYESRLCKQNYNANLCDPNTRVPALELKCIEWEKCMIRDNNIFFRARSTLSARLLGDVINSFIEPLGWKALVSILIGALIWSFSSNFILGFARAKSYYGSAKLAPLTEPPAHSPVPISLAAPHNYVASDAASPSTAEIS, translated from the coding sequence ATGATGGATGAATTTTGTCAGTTATCCATTGCAGGACAGGAGGAAGAAAATAAGGTTGGATGTGCAGAAGATACGTTACAGGGTTTGGATCTTTCGGCAATTTCCAAATTAACTCTTAATGATTCTAATGGAGGGGCAGTTAATGGTGATAATGAAAGCATGAGTATGATGCCTATTGGTATGATGACGAAAGTAATGTCGCATTTCCCAAattctccttctcctttaCGGCAAACGATTGCTTTGGTGGATAATACGAGTGATGAGATGGATATTGACCCGGAAGAGCCGGCGTCGCAAAGTTTAAAGtgtgaagatgaggatTTGTTAGATGATTTACAGGAGACTACAGATTACCAAGAACAGGTGGGGTCGCAGTTGAAGCAAGAGGAAGAAGGTGGGAGTACGGGCTCCGTGATTAAAGCATTGTTTTCGCCAACAACATTGGGTGTTGCAGCTGCAACACGGGAGCTTGAAGGTATAGCGAGTCCAAGGGTTGTTAGCCCTACTGCGGGTTCTAATGATTTGAGTTGTAACAGAACTCTTTCTTCTCGTTCAGACCTACCGAAAGAACCCAATGGTGCTGGATACACTTCTGGAAGAAATATAGATCTTTACGATGAACAGTTGCAAGAGCTAAAGCGTAGATTTTACAGTGGATCTGTTCAGGTTCAAGTGAACAATCATCATTACTACTACCCTACCCCTTCCTCTGCAACAACCCACACGTATTACAAAGAGAAATTAGCACATCCCTATCAACTTCCAGTGCCTTGGTCCCGTCGATCGCATCCAGTCTCTAAACACTCCTATGCTCTCACATCATACTTGCAACTTGCCTTGAATTCTATCACCGCGTTCGTATTCGGATTCTTCTTActatcattttttaaagccCTCAAATCTGACCTCCAATCCACTTGGAGGCACACCCAACACGAACTTGACTACGAGTCCAGGCTTTGCAAACAAAACTACAACGCTAACCTCTGTGATCCTAACACAAGAGTACCCGCTCTAGAACTGAAATGCATCGAGTGGGAGAAATGCATGATACGAGATAACAACATTTTCTTTAGAGCTCGCTCAACTCTTAGCGCCAGATTGCTTGGTGATGTTATAAATTCCTTCATTGAACCACTAGGATGGAAAGCACTAGTATCCATTCTAATCGGAGCCCTCATATGGTCCTTCAGCTCCAACTTCATCCTTGGCTTCGCCCGAGCAAAAAGCTACTATGGCTCTGCAAAGCTCGCCCCTCTCACTGAACCACCCGCGCATTCACCAGTACCCATCTCCTTGGCTGCACCACATAATTACGTCGCCTCTGACGCTGCTTCTCCATCCACTGCAGAAATATCCTGA